The window CGGCACACCGCCTCCGGCCGCGGACTCGCTGCTAAAGGAGCATCCGCGACTCAAGATCTTCACGATCACGCCCAACGGGCGCGAGGCCTTTCGAGTCGAGCTCAGGTCCGAGACCATTCCGATCAGAGAGATCTCCTTTCAGCGCCTGGTCGACGAGATCCGCGAGACGCTCGGTGAAGCGTGCTCTCGGACCGCCGTGGAGGAGCGGCCGTGACCTGGGGCCGGAGTGCTTCCGACCGTGACCGCGACACGCCCGTCGAAACCCCTGAGGTGGGTGCACCGAGCGCACCGTCAACAACGCCCGAGCCCCAACCGTACGCCGACGCCTGGGCCCATCTCGAGGCCGAGTTGGCCCGGCTGGATCTCCTTCTCCAGGCCGCCGTGCTTCGATCCCGGCGGTCGCCGGAC of the bacterium genome contains:
- a CDS encoding response regulator transcription factor; this translates as MLRQIVSSLLNKEDDFQVVGYPAEQTDLGSLVESTKTDVVIMASPDGTPPPAADSLLKEHPRLKIFTITPNGREAFRVELRSETIPIREISFQRLVDEIRETLGEACSRTAVEERP